A genomic region of Micromonospora sp. NBC_01796 contains the following coding sequences:
- a CDS encoding tyrosine-type recombinase/integrase yields MGRKPDGASSIYKGGDGYWHGRVTVGVKNNGRADRRHVQAMTEAEVIRKVRALERERDSGTLRKTGQRWTVEKWLTHWVENIAAPSVRENTLAGYRVAVRKHLIPGVGGHRIDRLEPEHLETLYRQMMKNGSAPATAHQSHRTVRTALNEAVRRGHLVRNPATLAKAPRLPEDDIEPYSVSDIKRLLATASERRNSARWAIALALGLRQSEALGLKWSDLDLEAGVLTVRRGRQRPRWQHGCDAECGRKFGGHCPRRIPLRAETADTKSRAGRRSIGLPDELVALLRQHREEQDRERERASQLWQAGGWLFTTPTGKPLNPRTDYDEWKRLLRLAGLRDGRLHDARHTAATVLLLLGVPDRAVMGIMGWSNPSMASRYQHITAQIRRDIAKRVGGLLWSGAPANQVDRG; encoded by the coding sequence TTGGGACGCAAGCCCGACGGCGCATCCAGTATCTACAAGGGTGGCGACGGCTACTGGCACGGACGAGTCACCGTCGGCGTGAAGAACAACGGCCGAGCCGACCGGCGCCACGTCCAGGCCATGACGGAGGCCGAGGTCATCCGGAAGGTACGAGCCCTGGAGCGCGAGCGTGACAGCGGCACCCTACGCAAGACCGGCCAGCGCTGGACGGTGGAGAAGTGGCTGACGCACTGGGTGGAGAACATCGCCGCACCGTCCGTACGGGAGAACACGCTCGCCGGTTACCGGGTCGCGGTTCGGAAGCACCTGATCCCCGGCGTGGGCGGACACCGGATCGATCGCCTAGAGCCGGAGCACCTGGAGACGCTGTACCGCCAGATGATGAAGAACGGAAGCGCTCCGGCCACCGCCCACCAGTCGCACAGAACCGTCCGTACTGCGCTGAACGAGGCTGTTCGACGCGGTCACCTGGTCCGGAATCCGGCAACACTCGCCAAGGCTCCGCGGCTACCGGAGGACGACATCGAGCCGTACTCGGTCAGCGACATCAAACGGCTCCTGGCCACCGCCAGCGAGCGGAGGAACAGCGCCCGATGGGCTATCGCCCTGGCCCTCGGCCTGCGGCAAAGCGAGGCGCTCGGGTTGAAGTGGTCCGATCTCGACTTGGAGGCAGGAGTGCTAACGGTCCGGCGTGGTCGGCAGCGCCCGAGGTGGCAGCACGGGTGCGACGCCGAATGCGGACGGAAATTCGGCGGGCACTGCCCGCGACGCATCCCGCTGCGGGCGGAGACGGCCGATACGAAGTCACGAGCCGGGCGGCGGAGTATCGGTCTGCCTGACGAGTTGGTAGCTCTGCTCAGGCAGCACCGCGAGGAGCAGGACCGGGAGCGGGAGCGGGCTTCGCAATTGTGGCAGGCTGGCGGGTGGCTCTTCACCACGCCAACCGGCAAGCCACTCAACCCGCGTACCGACTATGACGAGTGGAAGCGGCTCCTCAGGCTTGCAGGGCTGCGGGACGGCCGGTTGCACGACGCCCGGCACACCGCCGCCACTGTGCTCCTACTACTCGGTGTACCCGACCGTGCCGTGATGGGCATCATGGGCTGGTCCAACCCCTCCATGGCCAGCCGCTACCAACACATCACCGCGCAGATTCGCCGAGACATCGCAAAGCGGGTTGGAGGGCTCCTGTGGTCGGGCGCTCCCGCGAATCAAGTTGACCGCGGCTGA
- a CDS encoding DUF3987 domain-containing protein — MTRAPAHDLAAEQAVIGAVLIAPPVIAELAGLLTPADFYRPAHTLLWEALCGLHANGSPTDPIALAAYLAEIGELAKVGGAPYLHTLMQAVPTAANAGHYARIVADHARRRQVVNLGEHLTQMANGGADVADLVATGRALLDQADTAGWAPPIPLGDRRHLPEFPAYVLPEWVADTIYAVAEFTQTPIDLPGCIALAALSTAAGGRAEIEVRGSWREPANLFTVVVLPPGSRKSAVFAAMIGPLLAAEKALVERTRPAIVEADLAARVAGKAAEKAANAAANADASGRDTLLAEATAAAMQADAITVPVLPQLVADDVTSEEAASLLAEQGGRLAVLSPEGGIFATIAGRYSGTPNLEVFLKGHAGDMLRVNRRSRDPEHVEHPALTLGLAVQPDVLRDIADMPGFRGKGLLARILFSLPENTVGRRKIGADPVPDELAASYTANLTTLVVTLAEWTDPAVLPLTPEANERVLDIERAVEPRLGPGGAWAHIVDWGSKYTGAVVRLAGLIHLAEHLRDGWGKPIAGDTIEQAALLGEYFAAHALAAFDDMGADRTSRHARHVLAWLERTATGAFTKRELFRAVRSSQLPTVADLDPVLSVLEMHGYVRQLDPPARSRSGGRPPSPSYLVHPDLHRPAATVHALADVDARRSA; from the coding sequence GTGACCCGAGCACCAGCGCACGACCTGGCCGCAGAGCAGGCGGTCATCGGCGCTGTCCTGATCGCCCCGCCCGTCATCGCCGAGCTGGCCGGGCTGCTCACCCCGGCCGACTTCTACCGACCCGCACACACACTGCTGTGGGAAGCACTGTGTGGACTCCACGCGAACGGGTCGCCCACTGACCCGATCGCCCTGGCCGCGTACCTCGCCGAGATTGGCGAACTGGCCAAGGTCGGTGGAGCGCCGTACCTGCACACCCTGATGCAGGCCGTACCCACCGCCGCGAACGCCGGACACTACGCCCGCATCGTCGCCGACCACGCCCGCCGCCGCCAGGTCGTCAACCTCGGCGAACACCTCACCCAGATGGCCAACGGCGGCGCGGATGTCGCCGACCTGGTCGCCACCGGCCGCGCGCTACTCGACCAAGCCGACACCGCCGGGTGGGCACCACCGATCCCGCTCGGCGACCGCCGACACCTGCCAGAGTTCCCCGCGTACGTGCTGCCCGAATGGGTCGCCGACACCATCTACGCCGTCGCCGAGTTCACCCAAACCCCGATCGACCTGCCCGGCTGCATCGCTCTGGCCGCGCTGTCCACCGCCGCCGGAGGCCGCGCCGAGATCGAGGTACGCGGCTCATGGCGGGAACCCGCGAACCTGTTCACCGTCGTCGTACTGCCGCCCGGTTCGCGGAAGTCGGCCGTGTTCGCCGCGATGATCGGGCCGCTGCTGGCCGCCGAGAAGGCGTTGGTGGAACGCACTCGCCCGGCGATCGTGGAAGCCGACCTGGCCGCCAGGGTCGCCGGCAAGGCAGCGGAGAAGGCAGCGAACGCCGCAGCCAACGCCGACGCATCAGGCCGAGACACCCTGCTCGCCGAGGCAACCGCCGCCGCCATGCAGGCCGACGCCATCACCGTGCCCGTGTTGCCGCAGCTCGTCGCCGACGATGTCACCAGCGAGGAGGCCGCTTCCCTGCTCGCCGAGCAGGGCGGGCGCCTGGCCGTGCTCTCGCCGGAAGGCGGCATCTTCGCCACCATCGCCGGCCGCTACTCCGGCACCCCCAACCTGGAAGTTTTTCTCAAGGGCCACGCCGGAGACATGCTGCGGGTCAACCGGCGTAGCCGCGACCCCGAGCACGTCGAACACCCCGCGCTGACGCTCGGCCTGGCCGTGCAACCCGACGTGCTGCGCGACATCGCCGACATGCCCGGATTCCGTGGCAAGGGCCTGCTCGCCCGCATCCTGTTCTCCCTGCCAGAGAACACCGTCGGACGACGGAAGATCGGCGCCGACCCGGTACCCGACGAGCTGGCCGCCAGCTACACCGCCAACCTGACCACGCTGGTCGTGACCCTCGCCGAGTGGACCGACCCAGCCGTACTGCCGCTCACGCCTGAGGCCAACGAACGGGTGTTGGACATCGAACGGGCCGTGGAACCCCGACTCGGCCCCGGCGGCGCGTGGGCACACATCGTGGACTGGGGCAGCAAGTACACCGGAGCCGTCGTACGGCTCGCCGGACTGATCCACCTCGCCGAACACCTCCGCGACGGCTGGGGCAAACCGATCGCCGGAGACACGATCGAACAAGCCGCCCTGCTCGGCGAATACTTCGCCGCCCACGCCCTGGCCGCCTTCGACGACATGGGCGCCGACCGGACCAGCCGACACGCCCGCCACGTCCTGGCCTGGCTCGAACGCACCGCCACCGGAGCCTTCACCAAGCGGGAGCTGTTCCGGGCGGTCCGCAGCAGCCAACTCCCCACGGTCGCCGACCTGGACCCGGTCCTGTCCGTCCTGGAGATGCACGGCTACGTCCGCCAGCTCGACCCGCCAGCCCGTTCCCGTTCGGGTGGGCGCCCGCCGTCGCCCTCGTACCTGGTGCATCCCGACCTTCATCGGCCTGCCGCCACCGTCCACGCCCTGGCCGACGTCGACGCCCGGCGGAGCGCGTGA
- the deoD gene encoding purine-nucleoside phosphorylase yields the protein MSTHIGAQPGEIAERVLMPGDPLRAKWIAETYLEDARCYSSVRGMYGYTGTWSGVEVSVQGSGMGMPSASIYAHELINEYGVKTLIRVGSCGALSEDLQLRDVLAASGSSTDSNMNRVRFDGLIDYAPVADFGLLRTAVEVAERRGISMRVGPVLAADAFYTDRPDLYDALALYGVLAVEMESAALYTIAARYKARALTVLTVSDHIKTGEKTTSQEREQTFGQMVEIALDTAIA from the coding sequence ATGAGTACGCACATCGGCGCACAGCCGGGCGAGATCGCCGAGCGGGTCCTGATGCCGGGTGACCCCCTGCGGGCCAAGTGGATCGCGGAGACCTACCTCGAGGATGCGAGGTGTTACTCCTCGGTCCGGGGCATGTACGGGTACACCGGTACCTGGTCCGGGGTCGAGGTGTCGGTGCAGGGCTCCGGCATGGGCATGCCGTCCGCCTCGATCTACGCCCACGAGCTGATCAACGAGTACGGCGTGAAGACGCTGATCCGGGTCGGGTCCTGCGGGGCGCTCAGCGAGGACCTGCAACTCCGTGACGTGCTGGCGGCGAGCGGGTCCTCGACCGACTCGAACATGAACCGGGTGCGGTTCGACGGGCTGATCGACTACGCCCCGGTGGCCGACTTCGGGCTGCTGCGTACGGCGGTGGAGGTGGCCGAGCGGCGCGGCATCAGCATGCGGGTCGGACCGGTCCTGGCGGCGGACGCCTTCTACACCGATCGTCCGGACCTCTACGACGCCCTCGCCCTGTACGGCGTACTCGCCGTGGAGATGGAGTCGGCGGCGCTCTACACGATCGCGGCCCGCTACAAGGCCCGCGCCCTGACCGTGCTGACCGTCAGCGACCACATCAAGACCGGTGAGAAGACCACCTCGCAGGAGCGGGAGCAGACCTTCGGCCAGATGGTCGAGATCGCCCTCGACACCGCCATCGCCTGA
- a CDS encoding helix-turn-helix domain-containing protein: MNSTDSRVVLTIEEAAHRLGIGRTTMYALVMSGEVRSVTIGRLRRVPVGCLGEYVTNLLGADQPLNPAA, from the coding sequence GTGAACAGCACAGACAGCCGAGTAGTCCTGACGATCGAGGAAGCCGCACACCGACTCGGAATCGGCCGCACCACCATGTACGCCCTCGTCATGAGCGGAGAGGTCCGTTCGGTCACCATCGGCCGCCTGCGGCGCGTGCCCGTCGGGTGCCTGGGCGAGTACGTCACCAACCTCTTGGGCGCCGACCAGCCCCTCAACCCAGCAGCCTGA
- a CDS encoding universal stress protein, whose protein sequence is MTTRPILVGYDGSPSAWAALAWAVDEAARAHRSVLLAYSFEWFNVTAPVVPEVANWSDLTARRDAQAMVVAAAAEAAKSRADVAVSAVLLDGPPAVALAEQSRQAALLVVGNRGHGGFADLLVGSTSVAVAAHAHCPVVVVRGVEPDPEDSGRRIVVGFDGSQCSLLALGYAFDLAMEWEVPLHVIAAWTPPPPQYVPVAYNPVAVTNAERAALDDLLVNWRQKHPEVAVTTEVVADTPGRALVNASRNAQLVVVGSRGHGGFGGLLLGSVSQQLLHHSRCPVAVVREIPPSTEGPDDN, encoded by the coding sequence ATGACCACCCGACCGATCCTCGTCGGCTACGACGGATCCCCGTCCGCCTGGGCCGCACTTGCCTGGGCGGTGGACGAGGCCGCCCGCGCCCACCGTTCCGTACTGCTGGCCTATTCGTTCGAGTGGTTCAACGTCACGGCTCCGGTCGTACCCGAGGTGGCGAACTGGTCGGACCTGACCGCGCGCCGCGACGCGCAGGCCATGGTCGTCGCTGCCGCCGCCGAGGCCGCCAAGTCGCGGGCGGACGTGGCGGTCTCCGCCGTCCTGCTCGACGGTCCGCCGGCCGTGGCGCTGGCCGAGCAGTCCCGGCAGGCGGCCCTGCTCGTGGTCGGCAACCGTGGCCACGGCGGCTTCGCCGACCTGCTCGTCGGCTCGACCAGCGTTGCCGTGGCCGCACACGCGCACTGCCCGGTTGTGGTGGTCCGGGGCGTCGAGCCCGACCCGGAGGATTCGGGGCGACGGATCGTCGTCGGGTTCGACGGTTCCCAGTGCTCGTTGCTGGCGCTCGGGTACGCCTTCGACCTGGCCATGGAGTGGGAGGTGCCGCTGCACGTGATCGCCGCCTGGACCCCGCCGCCACCGCAGTACGTCCCGGTCGCCTACAACCCGGTGGCGGTCACCAACGCCGAGCGGGCCGCCCTCGACGACCTGCTGGTGAACTGGCGGCAGAAGCACCCGGAGGTTGCCGTGACCACCGAGGTTGTCGCCGACACCCCCGGTCGGGCCCTGGTCAACGCCAGTCGCAACGCGCAGTTGGTGGTTGTCGGATCCCGAGGGCACGGCGGGTTCGGCGGGCTGCTGCTCGGCTCGGTCAGCCAGCAACTGCTGCATCACAGCCGCTGCCCGGTGGCGGTCGTCCGGGAGATCCCGCCGTCCACCGAGGGCCCGGACGACAACTGA